In Vagococcus hydrophili, one DNA window encodes the following:
- the rplW gene encoding 50S ribosomal protein L23 codes for MELIDVIKRPVITEMSVAAMDEKKYTFEVDTRANKTLVKQAVESVFDVKVKKVNIMNVKPKFKRMGKYAGYTKKRRKAIVQLTEESKDIQIFDAE; via the coding sequence ATGGAATTAATCGATGTAATTAAACGCCCAGTTATCACTGAAATGTCAGTGGCAGCGATGGACGAAAAAAAATACACGTTTGAAGTGGACACAAGAGCCAACAAAACATTAGTTAAGCAAGCCGTAGAATCTGTTTTCGATGTTAAAGTTAAAAAAGTGAATATCATGAACGTTAAACCTAAGTTCAAAAGAATGGGTAAATACGCTGGATACACTAAAAAACGTCGTAAAGCAATCGTACAATTAACTGAAGAATCAAAAGATATTCAAATTTTTGACGCTGAATAA